Proteins found in one uncultured Desulfuromonas sp. genomic segment:
- the xseA gene encoding exodeoxyribonuclease VII large subunit, with translation MFTEAPPILTIGQLNELIRETLEDNFVQVRVRGEISNLSRPGSGHWYFTLKDEKGQIRSVMFRSANRQVPFQPEHGQQVICSGRISLYEARGDIQLICDSMEAEGYGGLQLAFEQLKKKLDGEGLFALEHKQTLPPHPQCIGVITSATGAAIHDILNILQRRAHGLRVVLRPVLVQGDLAAQQIVMALEELNQYGQCEAIIVGRGGGSLEDLQAFNNEEVARAIFASTAPVISAVGHETDYTIADFVADLRAPTPSAAAELVVKNRQELEQHLDQLDIRLNTAIDRQLSLKQQRLEAFRKRLRSPQARLQQQQQRCNELSHRLHQAIDHDLERCQHQLQQLAGRLHALSPLNTMKRGFSIVATEETPPALVRHASQLQVGQRVSLQFHQGSAEATIDTVYPVDPS, from the coding sequence ATGTTTACTGAAGCCCCGCCCATCCTCACCATCGGCCAGCTCAACGAACTGATCCGCGAAACCCTGGAGGACAATTTTGTTCAGGTGCGTGTTCGTGGCGAGATCTCCAACCTGTCACGCCCTGGCTCAGGACACTGGTATTTTACCCTCAAAGATGAAAAAGGGCAGATCCGCAGCGTGATGTTTCGTAGCGCCAACCGTCAGGTTCCGTTTCAACCCGAGCATGGCCAACAGGTAATCTGTAGTGGCCGTATCTCCCTTTATGAAGCCCGTGGGGATATTCAGCTGATTTGCGACAGCATGGAAGCCGAAGGGTATGGCGGCCTGCAGCTGGCTTTTGAACAACTGAAAAAGAAACTTGATGGCGAGGGGTTGTTTGCCTTGGAGCACAAACAAACCCTGCCGCCACACCCGCAATGTATCGGCGTCATCACCTCTGCAACTGGGGCGGCCATTCACGATATTCTCAACATCCTGCAGCGCCGCGCTCACGGGTTGCGGGTTGTGTTGCGCCCCGTTCTGGTTCAGGGTGATCTGGCAGCACAGCAGATTGTCATGGCGTTAGAGGAACTCAATCAATACGGCCAATGTGAAGCGATTATTGTCGGGCGAGGTGGTGGCTCTCTGGAAGATTTGCAGGCATTCAATAACGAAGAGGTGGCGCGGGCGATCTTCGCTTCAACAGCACCGGTCATCTCAGCGGTGGGCCATGAAACCGACTACACCATTGCTGACTTTGTTGCTGACCTCAGAGCACCTACCCCCAGTGCCGCCGCCGAGCTGGTGGTTAAAAATCGACAGGAACTTGAGCAGCACCTGGACCAACTGGACATCCGCCTCAACACGGCAATCGACCGCCAACTGTCCCTCAAACAGCAGCGTTTGGAAGCGTTCCGCAAACGCTTGCGCAGCCCACAGGCACGGCTACAGCAACAGCAACAACGCTGCAATGAGCTGTCGCATCGCCTCCATCAGGCAATTGATCACGATCTGGAACGCTGTCAGCATCAACTACAGCAGCTTGCCGGGCGTCTTCACGCTCTCAGTCCCCTTAACACCATGAAGCGCGGATTCAGTATTGTGGCCACTGAAGAGACTCCGCCTGCTCTAGTGCGTCATGCCAGCCAATTGCAGGTTGGACAACGGGTTTCTCTACAATTCCACCAAGGATCCGCCGAGGCAACCATCGACACCGTTTATCCCGTCGATCCGTCTTGA
- the xseB gene encoding exodeoxyribonuclease VII small subunit, with protein sequence MAKPPSFEDAIKTLETCVEHLEQDDLPIDEALKHFETGVKNIQRCQKALKGARLKIEQLTRDQNQQLTTETLDL encoded by the coding sequence ATGGCCAAGCCCCCTTCTTTTGAAGATGCCATCAAAACCCTGGAAACCTGCGTCGAACACCTCGAGCAGGATGATCTGCCGATAGACGAGGCGCTCAAGCATTTTGAAACCGGCGTAAAAAACATCCAGAGGTGCCAAAAAGCCCTGAAGGGTGCCCGACTTAAAATTGAACAACTGACTCGGGACCAGAATCAACAGCTGACAACGGAAACTCTGGACCTGTAA
- a CDS encoding farnesyl diphosphate synthase produces the protein MDLKNYLSSQRQRVELALAQTLPPKQQHPTQLHEAMHYSVFAGGKRLRPILMMAACEAVGGDVESVLPAACAMEMIHTYSLIHDDLPAMDDDDLRRGQPTNHKVFGEATAILAGDALLTEAFVVLSASSQAAQINDRTRREVIQLIARAAGAAGMVGGQIVDMEAEGMDQPDLATVDYIHAHKTGALILASIRAGALLGGADTEHYEALSRFGKLAGLAFQIADDILDITGDQEQLGKDIGSDQERGKATYPAVLGLSESIRRTTELHQQALKALEPLGDAAEPLRQISHYIIHRSS, from the coding sequence ATGGACCTAAAAAACTATCTTAGCAGCCAACGGCAACGCGTTGAACTGGCGTTGGCGCAAACTCTGCCGCCAAAACAACAGCACCCCACCCAACTGCACGAAGCCATGCATTATTCGGTTTTCGCCGGAGGCAAGCGACTGCGCCCCATCCTGATGATGGCCGCGTGTGAAGCCGTTGGTGGTGATGTCGAAAGTGTATTGCCTGCAGCCTGCGCCATGGAGATGATCCATACCTATTCGCTGATTCATGACGATCTGCCAGCCATGGATGACGATGACCTGCGCCGCGGACAGCCGACCAACCATAAAGTATTTGGGGAGGCAACAGCGATCCTCGCCGGTGACGCCCTGTTGACTGAAGCCTTTGTTGTGCTATCAGCCTCATCTCAAGCAGCACAAATCAATGACCGAACCCGCCGAGAAGTGATTCAGCTGATAGCCCGTGCCGCTGGAGCCGCTGGAATGGTCGGCGGCCAGATCGTCGACATGGAAGCGGAAGGGATGGATCAACCGGATCTGGCCACGGTGGACTATATTCACGCCCATAAAACCGGCGCCTTGATCCTCGCCTCTATCCGCGCCGGAGCCCTGCTCGGTGGTGCGGATACCGAACACTATGAAGCGTTGAGTCGTTTCGGCAAACTGGCCGGACTTGCATTTCAGATCGCCGACGATATTCTCGATATCACCGGCGACCAGGAACAGCTCGGTAAAGATATCGGCAGTGACCAGGAACGTGGCAAAGCCACTTATCCGGCGGTTCTCGGTTTAAGCGAATCAATCCGTCGGACGACTGAACTGCACCAACAGGCCCTGAAAGCGCTGGAGCCGCTCGGAGATGCGGCAGAACCTTTGCGACAAATCTCGCATTATATTATTCATCGCTCGTCGTAG
- the dxs gene encoding 1-deoxy-D-xylulose-5-phosphate synthase, which yields MSRLLENLETPADLKDFSLNELTVLAQELRDEIINTVSHTGGHLASSLGIVELTIALHYVMNSPRDKIIWDVGHQAYAHKLLTGRLNLFNTLRQLDGISGFPKRKESPHDCFDVGHSSTSISAALGMAVGRDCKELNNKVVAVIGDGSLTAGLAFEALNHAGHLDRNMIIILNDNEMSISPNVGALSSFLSRKMTSRLFVRFKRETEIFLKSVPRFGKDLVQLAKRTEDSFKAFVTPGMLFEAFGIEYVGPIDGHSMDELIETLQNVSRLDGPSLIHVVTRKGKGYQPAEDNPALFHGVGPFDKASGKVKTTAGSPPSYTSIFGDYLCQLAEKDSRLVAITAAMCTGTGLVSFAERFPKRFFDVGIAEQHAVTLAAGMACENLRPVVAIYSTFLQRAYDNVLHDVCLQNLPVTFALDRGGLVGADGPTHHGVFDLSYLRHIPNLTVAVPRDELELKRAMLAATTSDGPFVYRYPRGNSLGLLNTNEFTPLTIGKGEKLREGQAASLISIGTFAETAMDVAAKLSEKGIEIAVIDARFLKPLDQELLTAEARRTGIIITLEENVLAGGFGSAVMELMEQNRLYPRVMRLGLPDEFIQQGSHDELLKLHGLDVDGLTEKIAEFLANN from the coding sequence ATGAGTCGTTTACTTGAAAACTTGGAAACACCGGCGGACCTGAAGGATTTCTCTCTCAATGAGTTGACTGTCCTGGCTCAGGAACTACGCGATGAAATTATCAATACGGTCTCCCATACCGGTGGGCACCTGGCCAGCTCATTGGGCATTGTCGAACTGACCATTGCCCTGCACTACGTGATGAACTCACCGCGTGACAAAATCATCTGGGATGTCGGCCATCAGGCCTATGCCCATAAGCTGTTGACCGGCCGGTTAAATCTGTTTAACACCCTGCGTCAACTTGACGGCATCAGCGGCTTTCCCAAACGCAAGGAAAGTCCCCATGACTGCTTTGATGTCGGCCACTCAAGCACCTCGATTTCTGCCGCTTTGGGTATGGCGGTTGGCCGCGACTGCAAAGAGCTCAACAATAAAGTGGTTGCGGTAATCGGCGACGGGTCACTGACCGCCGGACTCGCCTTTGAAGCCCTCAACCATGCCGGTCACCTTGACCGCAACATGATCATCATTCTCAACGACAATGAGATGTCGATTTCGCCTAATGTCGGCGCTTTGTCCTCATTCCTTAGTCGTAAGATGACGTCACGGCTGTTTGTCCGTTTCAAACGGGAAACTGAAATCTTCCTCAAAAGTGTGCCGCGCTTCGGCAAAGATCTGGTTCAACTGGCCAAACGCACCGAAGACTCTTTTAAGGCGTTTGTCACTCCAGGGATGCTGTTTGAAGCCTTTGGCATTGAATATGTCGGTCCGATTGACGGCCATTCCATGGATGAACTGATTGAAACGCTGCAAAATGTTTCGCGCCTTGATGGTCCGTCATTGATCCACGTCGTGACCCGCAAAGGCAAAGGCTACCAACCGGCTGAAGACAATCCTGCCCTGTTCCACGGGGTCGGACCATTTGACAAAGCCAGCGGAAAAGTGAAAACCACAGCCGGTTCACCGCCTAGTTATACCTCTATTTTCGGTGATTATCTCTGTCAACTGGCGGAAAAAGATTCGCGCCTGGTCGCCATTACCGCTGCCATGTGTACCGGCACAGGTCTGGTTTCCTTTGCCGAACGTTTTCCCAAGCGTTTTTTCGATGTCGGCATTGCCGAACAACATGCGGTCACCCTCGCCGCCGGCATGGCCTGTGAAAACCTGCGTCCGGTCGTTGCGATTTATTCAACATTTCTGCAGCGAGCCTATGACAACGTTTTGCACGACGTCTGTTTGCAAAACCTGCCTGTCACATTTGCCTTGGATCGTGGAGGACTGGTCGGAGCCGACGGCCCGACGCACCACGGCGTCTTTGACCTGTCCTATCTGCGCCATATTCCCAACCTGACAGTTGCCGTACCACGCGACGAATTGGAGCTGAAGCGTGCCATGCTTGCCGCCACCACCAGCGACGGACCATTTGTTTATCGCTATCCGCGCGGCAACAGTTTAGGCTTGCTGAACACCAATGAGTTCACTCCACTGACCATCGGTAAGGGGGAAAAGCTGCGCGAAGGCCAGGCAGCCTCGTTAATCAGCATCGGGACCTTTGCCGAGACAGCCATGGATGTTGCGGCTAAACTGTCTGAAAAAGGGATTGAAATTGCCGTTATTGATGCCCGGTTCCTCAAACCATTGGATCAGGAACTATTGACGGCGGAAGCGCGTCGTACCGGCATCATCATTACGCTGGAGGAAAATGTTCTTGCCGGAGGTTTTGGCAGCGCGGTGATGGAACTGATGGAACAAAACCGCCTCTATCCGCGTGTTATGCGCCTGGGCTTACCCGATGAATTTATCCAACAGGGAAGCCACGACGAGCTGTTAAAGCTGCACGGCCTGGACGTGGACGGCCTGACTGAGAAGATTGCTGAGTTTCTTGCGAACAACTGA
- a CDS encoding HDOD domain-containing protein has protein sequence MNCSVIDSIRKIKQLPPPSGLCREIIQIVSDEQVDLIDLVSIINKSPAITARILRCANSAYYGQRGEITTVREAIIRVLGLAITRSLSLAMALSGNFDVQQSRLFNCHRYWFNAVTTAGMAQSLSHFLLIREKPAPATAYTAGLLHNLGLQALVHCFPLEMEKVFASSQGRLSERIHNQLSINHHQSANLLAEAWDLPHPIVEALNGLTCDDDLEKATPLAQLIWISSQLSDTLYHEQSDPFSSLVIPETVISMDHVQKVYSDTRDQLEALHEMAQLITGCGGHDE, from the coding sequence ATGAATTGTTCCGTTATCGACAGCATCCGTAAAATTAAGCAACTGCCGCCACCGAGCGGTCTGTGCCGAGAAATCATCCAAATCGTCTCGGATGAGCAGGTTGATTTGATCGACCTGGTCAGCATCATCAATAAAAGTCCGGCAATTACCGCACGAATCCTGCGCTGTGCCAACTCAGCCTACTATGGACAACGCGGTGAAATTACCACAGTGCGTGAAGCGATCATTCGCGTTCTCGGACTGGCAATAACCCGCAGTCTGTCTCTGGCCATGGCATTAAGCGGCAACTTCGATGTTCAGCAAAGTCGTCTGTTTAATTGCCATCGTTACTGGTTTAATGCCGTCACCACAGCTGGCATGGCGCAAAGCCTGTCCCATTTCCTGCTTATTCGCGAAAAACCGGCTCCGGCCACAGCATACACGGCAGGCTTGCTGCACAACCTTGGTCTGCAGGCACTGGTACACTGCTTTCCTCTTGAGATGGAAAAAGTCTTTGCCTCCAGTCAGGGCCGCTTGAGTGAACGCATCCACAACCAGCTCAGCATTAACCACCATCAGAGCGCGAACCTGCTGGCGGAAGCCTGGGACCTGCCCCACCCCATTGTTGAAGCCTTAAACGGTCTGACGTGTGATGATGACCTTGAAAAGGCCACGCCGTTGGCCCAATTGATCTGGATCAGTTCCCAGCTCTCGGACACGCTCTACCACGAACAAAGCGATCCATTTTCCAGTCTGGTGATCCCGGAAACGGTGATCAGCATGGATCATGTCCAAAAAGTCTATTCCGATACGCGTGATCAGCTTGAAGCGCTACACGAGATGGCTCAACTCATTACCGGCTGCGGAGGACATGATGAGTAA
- a CDS encoding GAF domain-containing protein → MSNKYPFSDIILNLSDNFDDLLESLSTLQRLGELPAHRLTEHVLLEHALEILHHSIKATRCCIYTLPPQEISLLEISLLENAPLGTVLAIDCEGIPKRCNATHIEDLFIRTTLEKGTMQDCDDCTTLNLGPNQLETETSIISVPLMVTEHLCGVITTSHSGRQHFNAWGYRLVELFSTFLGQQLALCRCQYQD, encoded by the coding sequence ATGAGTAATAAGTACCCATTTTCAGATATTATTCTTAATCTGTCGGATAATTTTGATGACCTGCTTGAGTCGTTATCCACCCTGCAACGTCTGGGTGAATTGCCGGCTCACCGCCTGACAGAACACGTTTTGCTGGAACATGCCCTGGAGATTTTGCACCACTCCATCAAGGCCACCCGCTGCTGCATTTATACCCTGCCGCCACAAGAAATCTCCCTGCTGGAAATCTCCCTGCTGGAAAACGCCCCGCTGGGAACCGTGCTTGCCATAGATTGCGAGGGGATCCCAAAACGGTGCAATGCCACCCACATTGAAGATCTATTCATCCGCACAACGTTGGAAAAAGGCACCATGCAGGATTGTGATGATTGTACCACCCTCAACCTCGGTCCGAACCAATTAGAAACCGAGACCTCCATCATCAGCGTTCCCTTAATGGTTACAGAGCACCTGTGTGGGGTGATTACGACCAGTCACAGTGGCCGTCAACATTTTAATGCCTGGGGCTACCGGCTGGTTGAACTGTTCAGCACCTTTCTCGGCCAGCAACTGGCGCTGTGCCGTTGTCAATATCAGGATTAA
- a CDS encoding IS630 family transposase, with translation MTPRKIQYWVIPPHVDAEFTAAMEDVLDVYAQPYDEICMDEQPVQLTRETRTPIAATKEHPRRVDYEYERAGTACIFMFTEPLSGWRNVTARPHRTKVDWALEMEELLRTRYAKARKVIVVCDNLNTHTRGAFYEAFEPEKARELVKRVEFHYTPKHGSWLNIAENELSSMTRQCLSGRRIESIEMLRKETAAWASASNKKQRGVDWQFTIDNARNKLKSLYPKIKM, from the coding sequence ATGACACCGCGTAAAATACAATACTGGGTCATCCCGCCACATGTTGATGCTGAGTTTACGGCCGCGATGGAGGATGTCCTCGATGTTTATGCCCAGCCCTACGATGAGATCTGTATGGATGAACAGCCTGTTCAATTGACCCGGGAAACACGCACACCGATTGCCGCGACCAAAGAGCATCCGCGACGCGTGGATTATGAATATGAACGGGCCGGAACTGCCTGTATTTTCATGTTTACAGAGCCATTATCCGGTTGGCGTAACGTGACGGCTCGTCCGCATCGAACCAAAGTCGACTGGGCTTTGGAAATGGAAGAGCTGCTGCGAACGCGCTATGCCAAAGCCCGGAAGGTTATTGTGGTGTGTGATAACCTCAACACCCATACACGCGGAGCATTTTATGAAGCTTTTGAACCCGAAAAAGCCCGCGAACTGGTAAAACGCGTCGAGTTTCACTATACACCCAAACATGGCAGCTGGTTGAATATCGCGGAGAACGAACTGAGTTCAATGACTCGCCAGTGTCTGTCGGGACGCAGAATCGAAAGCATAGAGATGCTACGCAAAGAAACTGCGGCTTGGGCCAGCGCAAGCAACAAGAAACAACGCGGCGTTGACTGGCAGTTTACAATTGACAACGCTCGCAACAAATTGAAGTCGCTCTACCCGAAAATTAAGATGTGA
- a CDS encoding helix-turn-helix domain-containing protein: MVKKYIVRLSDQERQHLEEIVKRLKGSSQKVRRANILLKANVDGANWNDAKIAEALSCRTRTVENLRKRFVLEGFDSVLNRKKRETPPIAKKLDGKQEAEIIALRLGPAPSGFANWSLRLLAERVVELGIVESISHETLRRTLKRGA, translated from the coding sequence ATGGTCAAAAAATATATCGTCCGCCTGTCGGATCAAGAACGTCAACACTTAGAGGAAATCGTCAAGCGTCTAAAAGGGTCGTCACAGAAGGTACGGCGAGCCAACATTCTTCTTAAAGCGAATGTAGACGGAGCCAATTGGAACGATGCCAAAATCGCCGAAGCCCTGTCTTGCCGTACCCGCACAGTTGAAAATCTCAGAAAAAGATTTGTTCTGGAGGGCTTTGATTCAGTGCTGAATCGTAAAAAACGCGAAACACCTCCCATTGCAAAGAAACTTGACGGGAAACAGGAAGCTGAAATCATCGCGTTACGTTTGGGGCCGGCTCCCAGCGGCTTTGCCAACTGGTCGTTACGCCTTTTAGCTGAGCGCGTCGTGGAGCTTGGAATCGTTGAATCGATCAGCCATGAAACGTTACGCAGAACGTTAAAAAGGGGGGCATGA
- a CDS encoding IS110 family transposase codes for MFIGLDVHKKSIEIAIAEDGRTGEVRRYGEIAGDLSALDKVVRKLISKGAELHFVYEAGPCGYEIYRHLTAQGFDCQVVAPSKIPRKSGERIKNDRRDAQMLARLHRAGELSGVFVPAAEDEAMRDLTRSREDAKITQKKAKQRILAFLLRHGFRYNGRTPWSQAHMRWIAEIKMPHPAQQIALQEYVDTLTESTCRVKRLTDQIQQLLPQWRMFEVTKAYQSLRGVSLIVAATTVAEIGDLTRFDSPVELMSYLGLVPSEHSSGEKTKRGAITKTGNGHVRRVLVEAAWAYRLPARISRVLHKRQEGLSQEICAISWKAQLRLCARYKYMLERGKCKQVIVTAIARELCAFMWAIAHEVDIPEVV; via the coding sequence ATGTTTATCGGATTGGACGTCCATAAAAAATCTATTGAGATAGCCATTGCCGAGGACGGTCGCACTGGCGAAGTTCGCCGATACGGTGAAATTGCCGGTGACTTGTCTGCTCTGGACAAGGTGGTTAGGAAACTTATTTCAAAAGGAGCTGAACTGCACTTTGTCTACGAAGCCGGTCCTTGCGGCTATGAGATTTACCGCCACCTGACAGCTCAGGGATTCGATTGCCAGGTGGTGGCCCCCTCAAAGATTCCAAGGAAAAGCGGCGAGCGGATAAAAAATGACCGCCGGGATGCGCAGATGCTTGCCCGCCTGCATCGGGCCGGTGAACTGTCCGGCGTCTTTGTCCCTGCGGCGGAAGATGAAGCGATGCGGGATCTCACCCGCTCGAGAGAAGATGCCAAAATAACGCAGAAAAAAGCCAAGCAGCGCATTCTGGCTTTCCTGCTTCGGCATGGGTTCAGATACAACGGACGAACTCCTTGGAGTCAGGCCCATATGCGGTGGATCGCTGAGATTAAAATGCCCCATCCCGCTCAGCAAATCGCTCTTCAGGAATATGTCGACACATTAACTGAGAGCACGTGCCGGGTGAAACGCCTTACGGATCAGATTCAGCAACTTTTGCCGCAATGGCGTATGTTTGAGGTCACCAAGGCCTATCAGTCACTACGCGGTGTCTCTTTAATTGTTGCTGCGACCACAGTTGCGGAAATCGGCGACCTGACACGTTTTGATAGTCCCGTTGAACTGATGTCCTATCTTGGTCTGGTTCCATCGGAACACTCCAGTGGCGAGAAGACGAAACGAGGCGCCATCACCAAGACAGGTAATGGCCATGTGCGCCGGGTTCTTGTGGAAGCAGCCTGGGCTTACCGCCTTCCTGCCCGCATCAGTCGGGTGTTACATAAACGCCAAGAAGGTTTATCACAAGAGATTTGCGCTATTTCCTGGAAAGCCCAACTCCGGCTCTGTGCCCGCTACAAATACATGCTGGAACGGGGAAAATGCAAGCAGGTGATTGTAACGGCCATCGCCCGGGAACTCTGTGCCTTCATGTGGGCCATCGCCCATGAGGTTGACATTCCGGAAGTGGTATAA
- a CDS encoding IS1380 family transposase, with the protein MKTECNTEQLEFHSFGRREIIGQFDGIKISSDGGGILLREVEKRTGILRRLSQCFTDYRNPEMITHSLESLISQRIMALALGYEDLNDHDVLRHDALLSVLSGKSNGKMGAGKSTLNRLELTPATGSSSSRYKKIVANSDAMDELLIDFFQKSFSEVPEEIVLDVDATDDLIHGTQQGRFYHGYYRSYCYLPLYIFCGEQLLCARLRTADQDGAAGTKEELERIVRRIRQSWPDVRIVVRGDSGFCRDEIMTWCEHEENRVDYVLGLAKNSRLKTLIEEEMEQAKQEHEQTEKAARVFKDFHYQTRNSWSRSRRVVGKAEYLSKGENPRFVVTTLSEEKADARSLYEDIYCARGDMENRIKEQQLALFADRTSCHEMRANQLRLYFSSFAYVLLQTLRRIGLKETELAKAQSETIRLKLLKIGTRIKISVRKIWLSFSESYPYADLLRQVLGNLQKIPIRC; encoded by the coding sequence ATGAAAACAGAGTGTAACACAGAGCAACTTGAGTTTCATAGCTTTGGTCGGCGTGAAATTATTGGTCAATTCGATGGCATCAAGATCAGTTCCGATGGCGGTGGCATCCTTCTTCGAGAGGTCGAAAAACGCACCGGCATATTGCGTCGTTTGAGTCAATGCTTCACGGACTATCGCAATCCAGAGATGATTACCCACAGCCTCGAATCCTTGATTAGCCAGCGCATCATGGCGCTGGCATTAGGCTACGAAGACCTCAACGACCATGATGTTTTGCGCCATGATGCCTTGCTCAGTGTTTTAAGTGGTAAGTCCAATGGAAAAATGGGAGCCGGGAAAAGCACTCTCAACCGTCTTGAACTGACACCTGCGACGGGCTCAAGTTCATCGCGCTACAAGAAGATTGTCGCCAATAGTGACGCTATGGACGAGCTTTTGATTGATTTCTTTCAGAAGTCATTCAGTGAAGTTCCAGAAGAGATTGTCTTGGATGTAGACGCTACAGATGATCTAATCCACGGTACTCAGCAGGGGCGTTTTTATCATGGCTATTATCGAAGCTACTGCTATTTGCCGCTGTATATTTTTTGTGGGGAACAGCTGTTGTGCGCCCGCTTGCGTACGGCGGATCAGGATGGTGCCGCCGGAACAAAAGAAGAACTGGAACGCATTGTCCGACGCATTCGCCAATCATGGCCGGATGTTCGCATCGTTGTGCGTGGAGACAGTGGTTTTTGTCGCGACGAGATTATGACTTGGTGCGAGCACGAAGAAAACCGCGTGGACTATGTCTTGGGATTGGCGAAAAACTCTCGCTTGAAGACACTGATAGAAGAGGAGATGGAACAGGCGAAACAAGAGCATGAGCAGACAGAAAAAGCCGCACGGGTATTCAAAGACTTTCACTACCAGACCCGCAATAGCTGGAGCCGGTCCAGGCGCGTTGTGGGCAAAGCGGAATATTTGTCCAAGGGAGAAAATCCCCGCTTTGTCGTAACGACACTGAGCGAGGAAAAAGCGGATGCCCGCAGCTTGTATGAAGACATTTACTGCGCCCGCGGCGACATGGAAAATCGGATCAAGGAACAACAACTGGCCCTGTTTGCCGACCGGACGTCCTGTCATGAAATGCGTGCCAACCAATTGCGCCTGTATTTTTCCAGCTTTGCCTATGTTCTGTTACAAACTCTGCGGCGCATCGGATTAAAAGAAACGGAATTGGCCAAAGCACAGAGCGAAACAATCCGTCTGAAATTACTGAAGATTGGCACCCGGATCAAAATCAGCGTGCGCAAGATCTGGCTGTCATTTTCAGAAAGCTATCCCTATGCGGACTTGCTGCGCCAAGTTTTGGGGAATCTTCAAAAAATACCGATACGCTGTTAA
- a CDS encoding IS1380 family transposase: MKTECNTEQLEFHSFGRRKIIGQFDGIKISSDGGAILLREVEKRTGILRRLSQCFTDYRNPEMITHSLESLISQRIMALALGYEDLNDHDVLRHDALLSVLSGKSNGKMGAGKSTLNRLELTPATGSSSSRYKKIVADSDAMDELLIDFFQKSFSEVPEEIVLDVDATDDLIHGTQQGRFYHGYYRSYCYLPLYIFCGEQLLCARLRTADQDGAAGTKEELERIVRRIRQSWPDVRIVVRGDSGFCRDEIMTWCEHEENRVDYVLGLAKNSRLKTLLEEEMEQAKQEHEQTEKAARVFKDFHYQTRNSWSRSRRVVGKAEYLSKGENPRFVVTTLSEEKADARSLYEDIYCARGDMENRIKEQQLALLADRTSCHEMRANQLRLYFSSFAYVLLQTLRRIGLKETELAKAQSETIRLKLLKIGTRIKISVRKIWLSFSESYPYADLLRQVLGNLQKIPIRC, encoded by the coding sequence ATGAAAACAGAGTGTAACACAGAGCAACTTGAGTTTCATAGCTTTGGTCGGCGTAAAATCATTGGTCAATTCGATGGCATCAAGATCAGTTCCGATGGCGGTGCCATCCTTCTTCGAGAGGTCGAAAAACGCACCGGCATATTGCGTCGTTTGAGTCAATGCTTCACGGACTATCGCAATCCAGAGATGATTACCCACAGCCTCGAATCCTTGATTAGCCAGCGCATCATGGCGCTGGCATTAGGCTACGAAGACCTCAACGACCATGATGTTTTGCGCCATGATGCCTTGCTCAGTGTTTTAAGTGGTAAGTCCAATGGAAAAATGGGAGCCGGGAAAAGCACTCTCAACCGTCTTGAACTGACGCCTGCGACGGGCTCAAGTTCATCGCGCTACAAGAAGATTGTCGCCGATAGTGACGCTATGGACGAGCTTTTGATTGATTTCTTTCAGAAGTCATTCAGTGAAGTTCCAGAAGAGATCGTCTTGGATGTAGACGCTACAGATGATCTAATCCACGGTACTCAGCAGGGGCGTTTTTATCATGGCTATTATCGAAGCTACTGCTATTTGCCGCTGTATATTTTTTGTGGGGAACAGCTGTTGTGCGCCCGCTTGCGTACGGCGGATCAGGATGGTGCCGCCGGAACAAAAGAAGAACTGGAACGCATTGTCCGACGCATTCGCCAATCATGGCCGGATGTTCGCATCGTTGTGCGTGGAGACAGTGGTTTTTGTCGCGACGAGATTATGACTTGGTGCGAGCACGAAGAAAACCGCGTGGACTATGTCTTGGGATTGGCGAAAAACTCTCGCTTGAAGACACTGCTAGAAGAGGAGATGGAACAGGCGAAACAAGAGCATGAGCAGACAGAAAAAGCCGCACGGGTATTCAAAGACTTTCACTACCAGACCCGCAATAGCTGGAGCCGGTCCAGGCGCGTTGTGGGCAAAGCGGAATATTTGTCCAAGGGAGAAAATCCCCGCTTTGTCGTAACGACACTGAGCGAGGAAAAAGCGGATGCCCGCAGCTTGTATGAAGACATTTACTGCGCCCGCGGCGACATGGAAAATCGGATCAAGGAACAACAACTGGCCCTGCTTGCCGACCGGACGTCCTGTCATGAAATGCGTGCCAACCAATTGCGCCTGTATTTTTCCAGCTTTGCCTATGTTCTGTTACAAACCCTGCGGCGCATCGGATTAAAAGAAACGGAATTGGCCAAAGCACAGAGCGAAACAATCCGTCTGAAATTACTGAAGATTGGCACCCGGATCAAAATCAGCGTGCGCAAGATCTGGCTGTCATTTTCAGAAAGCTATCCCTATGCGGACTTGCTGCGCCAAGTTTTGGGGAATCTTCAAAAAATACCGATACGCTGTTAA